ACCTCCAATTCTAGGATGCCAGAGAGAAGGAattgggagagctgggggtgagCAAAGTGATGTTGCAGTtgtgaaaattaaatatctgaaaaaagATGATTGACTTCATATTTCTCTCAGGACAACTTTTTACAATAACATCCAGAACAGGGAAAAGTGcggtgtgatttttttttttcttttttttttttttaatttgaatgtCTAATGTAGTCAAGATTGATTTAAGTACATGGGAAAAATATGGACAGTCACTtcaagaggtttttttatttatttttgaagaaaatatgcacagaaacagcaatttGCCTTTGTTGTGTTTTAGGCTTTAGCAGAGCATGAAGATGAACTGCCAGAAAACTTCAAACCAGCACAACTTATCAAGGACCTTGCCAAAGAAATAAGATTAAGTGAGGTTTGTGCTGTTTTTACAGTATTTACTGTAGTGGGGGTCCAGGCTATAGAATGCATGGAGGTCTCAGCCTTTGACTGGGGTACCAGGTCCTGCTGGAGACGTGTGACAGCACAAGGGGACCACAGCTGGCTCAGCTCCTTCAGGGAGACATTGCACCCTGCTCTAACCACGTCCAGAGCTCAAAACTGAAACCTGTCCTCTCCTTTGGTCCTCTTTGATGTagtatttcagttttctgattGTCAGAATGGCAACttaagcagaaaataatttctttttaattagtCAGTGTTAATTTTAATTGGGCAGCTATTTTACTGCTAATTTTTCCCGAGGGCATGAAATGTGATTCTGCTATATTTATCACATCAGAATTAAAGGGGAAGGGGTTTTGCTGGAGCTGATCAGCATTTTAAGCAGAAGGCTGTTCATGTTATCTGTCCTGTGTGGACAGGCCGTGTAACTCCCACCTGATGGTCCAGCCCAGAGAGGGTTACAGTCCCTGGAGCCTCTGGAGTTCCTGCAGGCTTGGGGAATGTGggtgggagctggggtggggaTTGGTGGgcagagctttgctgtggcCCTGCTGGGATCTCCATTCCTCACTGGCCTGTGTGCAGGTCCCCCTCCATCACGTCTTTGGGCATCTCTGGGTTTGTTTCCCCATCTGAGGGAGGGTGGGGTGAGTACCACGGGACAGGAGTGTCTGAGCAGGCTGTGCTTTGTGCCAACCCCAGAACGCCTcgaaagccagcaaagcagacAGCAGTGCCAACCCCCCGGCCGAGGAGCTCTGTCCTGGGGACAAGGAGGAGGCGCCGTCCCCcgccccggtgtcccctccGCCCCCGCCCCCAGAAAAGCTCCCGAAAAAAAAGACTCCCAAAACTGTGAAAACTCCCAAACAACTGAAGCCATCCAAGCCCCCGAAGCCTCCCAAGCCCCCCAAACCTCCCAAGACACCGAAAGTGAAGGGAGAAGGcaaaaagaaaggcaagaagGCGAAGGAGAGCCCGCCACCAGCCATCCCCAACCTGGACCTGCTGGAGGCACACACCAAGGAGGCTCTGACCAAGATCGAGACGCCAAAGAAGGGGAAGGTGGGTGGTGTTTTAacctctccctcttctcccccccAGAGAGATAAAATCACTCCCTAAGGCTCATGCAAAAGTAATGTGTGCAGCACTTTGGGaaagcctggctctgcaggagcaaGGGGAGGTTTGTAGCTGCTggctcactgccctgctcctgcctccttgATTTGGCTGTTTGTTGGTCATTCATGGATGTGGAGCCTCCAGAAACCCACTGATCTCTAAAGGTGTCAGTGATGACAGGATTTGTTTCTACAGTATCTCATTTGCTCGAGATGTTATCTAGAATGAGTGACTGAGAACTGACCTGTAGTTTTCTCCCACTTTTGCCCACGCAGGACACGGTTCTTTTTGAAGTCCTTTAATTCTGACACCCTTTAATTCAGCATAAATTTTGCTATGGATTTCGGTAGGGGCCAGGATCCATCAGGGCACTGACAGAGGAAGGGTTGTACACTGTTTGTGAAGAAATATCCATAAATCTTTCCTAAAATGTTTCTGAAGTTCTAACAGTTTGTGTGCAGTTTGTGAAACCTGCCATGGGGTGACAGACAGGGAGAGGAGAGTATTGGTGTATCAAGGAGAAGGGCAGCTGCTCTTCTGCACACTCTGAAGGAGCAGTATCTGATTGAACCTCAATCAAATTTGGGGTCTGGGGTTTTCAAAAATATATCATGTTATTTCCCAGACAAAGCCTGTGTTTCTGACATGCCAACACTCCACCCTCATTCAGAGGACTTCTTCCTGACTTTTTTCCCAGGCTGCAAAGAATGTTTTAGGTGTTCCCAATAAGGAATCTGCGAACAAGCAGAATGAGGTGGAGAAATTTGAAGTTCgagagcaaaataaaagcaaaactgaagccAAATGGAAATACAAGGTGATGTCTCCTGTTAAATTCTGCCACATGACGATAAGCCAAGGGCAGGGAATTGTTTGTGGCTCTGTCCAAGTGGACAGAACGAGGCACCAATTTTCAGttcccaaagaaaagaaaattaggcAGGAAATAATCAATTAATCCCTGATAAAAGAAGAGGGAGTGGATGGATTCCTCAAAAGCACGTGCTGAGTTGTCCCTTTGTCCATAGTGACACCAGACTGTTAACAGGGAGATGGTTCATGCTGATCCCTTTTGTGATCCTTGCTCTGACACAGTCCTCCTGGTTTGTCTGAAATCAATAACTCATGAGAAATCACTAACTAATCAATAGCTAGCTAATCATCAATAACTAATTTTAATGGCATAAAATTAGAGTTAGTGAAATCTGGGTTGTGCCCTATGGACTAAAAGCCTGCCTTTCTTGAGGGCTATTGCAGGGTGAGTGCAATTCACTCATGGGATAGAACATTTTGTCTGCAGGGAAATTTGAAAGGGTTTTTAAATAAGGGAAAGTGTAACAGGCTTAGATTCAGATGGTACCTTTGAGCTGAAACATAAATGACTCGTTtaactgatttatttattttgttttgttcttttccctttcagaacAGTAAACCCGATTCACTTCTAAAAATGGAAGAGGAACACAAATCGGAAAAGACGCCTTTATCAGGAAATAAAGACAGCAAATTCACATTCTCTTTCTCTAATAAGAAGTTGCTTGGGTAGGTAAAAATATGACAGCACACATCaactaaaaaaggaaattgaaaggtcattatttatattttttatccAAGATGATGAAAATCTTCCTTTCTGGGCAATGTATAAAATATCCTATCATTAAAACTTCTTCTAGTGCTCTAGTCAGAGTCCTATTTTGAGATATCAATCATAGGTTCAGAAATGTGTGTGTAAAATTATTCTAGTTGCTTTGGCACCCCTGAAAGAATTCAATTTGCCTGAGATTTCTGCAGAGAGATACTCACTGTCTGTCAAGTCACAAGCTGTTTTCTACTCAGAGTGTTGTTACTGATTTGTAAATATCTTTTTCAGTTCAAAGGGAGTCAAAACTCATCTGAATACCAGCGTGTTTGGGTCACTGCAGAATTTTAAAGAGGACAAAGCTAAACCTGTCCGGGATGAGTATGAGTATGTGTCAGATGATGGTGAACTGAAAATCGATGAGTTTCCaatcagaagaaagaaaaacactgcaaaaagaGAGCTGCCCTGTAAGGATATCTCCTGGTTTGTCTTTAGTCTTAGGTGGTGATTTTCCAAAAGAGTCAATACAATCTTTAAAATCTGTGTGATTTATAATAAAGAAAGCCATGTCTTACCTGTCAGTCAAGTGTGAGTGGAATAGAAGGGCTGGTTTTTGAAGGGAAACCCCCCTgagtttctgttcctttttgttTATTCAGTTTTGTCAGATAAGAAGGAGGGCCTGCAGCACACCCCTGTGAAGAAGCCGAAGGTGGAGTCGGTGCCGTACAAGGTATGAGGTGACTGTGCCTTCACACGAGGcactcctggagcaggaggctctgtccaacccaaaccatcctgtgctTCTCCTCCTCAAGTATTTGTTTTGTGCCCCTTGGCAGAGCCTCTGTGCCCGTGCTGAGATCCAGAGCCCTCCTGAGCTGgtgacccagccctgcagtgccagtgagcctggctgagctcacctgcaggacggcacagcccagccctgagtctgctctgtgtctgcagcacagggctgcaaaTCAAATGACATGAAAATTAAGTGTTTTCCCTGACTGTGGTAAATACAAATTCATATTGTCATACCTGAATAAGTCAAAATAGCAAAATGGTTCATGAAGACAGAACCAAAGATGACAAAAGTGTTCAGTACTAAGGAGCTCTTTTCACCCTGGTTTGTGTGTGGGACGTTCAGGGGGAAGTGCAgacctgtccctgtgcaggagcCTGAGGAGGGAATTCTGGAGACAAcaggctggcagccaggcaggaagGGCTGGTGCTGTAGCAGCCTGaaagcagggcaggaatggggCAAAACTTGTTTTCTTAGGCACCAGACTACAGTGCCTAGAAACCTCAGCCTCAAAGAGAGGGTCAGACGTAGGCAGCTCCCTTCCAGAGCCTCACAGGACACTGTCCCTGCATACCTGTCCCATTCCTCTGCCTGAGCCTCCGCgtctgctgctgtggggatggAAACACCACTGTTACAGGGAATGAATCCCATCAGCAGGACCAGATCTCAAAGCTttggaaggggaaagaaaatcctTCCTTGCCTACAGGCTACAGGGAGATGGATTTTTACCACGTActtggttttgttctcttttttttgtgtaaagAAAGTGAATTCCAAAGGCCAGGCCTGTGTctttggagcagcagcaggctgcagagaTCACTGTGCTGCTCTAGGGGACCAGCTCAGTGAGTTTCCACCTTTCCTAGCCCTTTCCTTGTTCTTGCAGAGCGAGGACTCATCAGATGAAGATTTGCTTCACATTGACACAGAGGCAAAGCCGGGACGCAATTCCAAAGTAAAGAAAGAGAGTGGAAGCTCAGCAGGAATTCTTGACCTTTTGCAGGCAAGCAAGGAAGTTGGGGGTTTAGAGTATAACACCAACAGGTACGCACCAGGGGAGCCTTTCCCTCTTACCTGTGAACAAAATTGCTCTCTTGTGGTTGTGTGTGAGTGAGAGTGAATTTTGCAGCTCGATGGCTGCTTTTCCCCAGTAAGCAAACTCTTCCTTTATCCTGTGAtctggagggagagggaggaaagttTGTGGTggggcctcagcagtgccagcacaggggacgggcactgccctggccctgctgccaccccagggctggaacAGGGCAGATGAGGCACAGACCAGTGTCTGTCAGTGTGTCCCCCTCTgtcacccacagcagcagctgccagccccaggacagcactgcaaggctgcaggcagccctgagctgtccccagtgccacctcctgtgTGTTTGGGGTGGCTGTGGGCACACAGCAGGGGTGGAATAATTTTGGCTGCTTTGTTCCTGCTCCAGTGctcttttgaaaatgttttttaagcCATAATTGTAACTCACTGATAGTTTACTTTCATGAATGTGGTTTTTCAAAAATCATTGCTGAAGCTACAGAAAGGGGATATGGCTCTTCCAGAGCTTCAAAATTGCTTCCTGAAtcttcctgaattttttttggCTTAGAAAGCTGAAATACTCCTGATGGAAGCACACCAGGCACATGCCCTAATGAGAAACATTCTGCCTCATGTGCAGCTCTGAGACATTTCCCCCTTTTCAGGTTGGTGTTTGACTCTCAGAACCACTGGTTTTGATCATATCCCACCATTTATTTGTTGAAGTTTGTGTTGCTTAAGGCAGTTCCTCTCTGATTTGCCCATTTAGTGGTCAGTATTTGATGGTCTGTTTGCAGTGTTTTGAGAGTCCAGTGTTTGGAAAAACAGTTCAGGGAAAAAGACTGGAAGAAAATATGATAATTCCTTGTAGATgatgcaaaatatttctttgctagggagaaggcagaggagaaggcATGATATTGGAGGGATTTAAATGGCTCTTTCCTAAATAAGTTTTTTGATGTTCTTCTGTTTGTTGTGAACTAACACTAGTCTTAACTAATTTCCAGGATTATGACTAAATGCCATTAGTGCCCAAAACCTTCCTTTATGGTCTTGTACATTACTCTATTCAGAGCCCAGATTAATTCTCTTGTATGTTTGTGGCTTCCATTGCACAACAAAGGCATAACAAGTGTAACAAATATTATTGCCACAGCAAGGGGTTTTTGCATTTCACTGCTTGCCCAAACTCCCAGCACTGGAGATGAGTTGTGCCAGTGTCAGAAGtgatttccagcagctcctggagtgcTGACAGCCCATGATGTGAACTGGGGCTTCCAGGCAGTTTCGAGCAGAGCCCCCACGACATCCCCCACCAGTGCTGATGCCTAAGCTCTCCTTTCACAGCAGCTGGTAGTATGGATTATAAATAATGCTATGAAAATAtgatgatgaggaggaggaggaggagggtgacTTGGTagtacagaaaaataacattattaaagatagatagatagatagatagatagatagatagatagatagatagatagatagatagatagatagatagatagatagatagatatttAAAGATGatggtgaggaggaggaggatgatgatgatggttgGTATAGTGACACTGCTGTGTCAGGAACTCTGCTGTGGCCTTTGGGAAgttccctgagctctgcccagagcgCTGACAGCCCCAGGGACCTGCCCATGTCTCTGTGGCTCCTGGGCCAtctcccccagctctgaggAGCTCTCTGTGGCACTCCTGTCCCATCAAATTCCCCACTGGCCCTGGTGGTCAGGGGGATCAGGGGGTCCCTCCTAGCACAAGTGCCGTGGCAGGAGCCAGGGGTTGGTGTTTCTGGAATCTCTGAGTGCTCCAGcatctctccctgtcccacagccagcCACCTGCCTCCCCCAGCACGCAGGAAGCCATCCAGGGCATGCTCTCCATGGCAAACCTCCAGGCCTCAGAGTCCTGCCTGCAGACGGCGTGGGGCACCAATCAGGCCAAGAACAACTCCTTCTCCACACAAAACTCGAAAAAATCTGGTGGGGGCAGCAACAAAAACGCCGGGAAGCggctgctgaagaaaagcacaaagaacAACATCGACATCGAGGATTATGACGAGGACCAGGACCACTTGGATGCCTGCTTTAAGGACTCAGATTATGGTGAGTAGCAGGGAAGCAGAgtgaggctgtgcctggggctgcagggacatccCTGTGCCTGTTGGCAATTGTCCCTGTGCCCGTGTGCCTGTTAGCAAACGTCCCTTTGCCCGTGGTGCttcctcccctctgccaccccGGGAGCAGCCGTGGAACGGGATCTGCAcaccagagcaggcagagatggGTGACAGCAggtggctgcagagcccagggtcACACAGCCATCCAGGCAGGCTGCATTTGAGGTGTGGCACAACGAGAAACTCTCAGGAAACCTGGAGAGCCCCCAGAACTGCAGCAGTCAACCCAGAAACGGGGGACTGTCCCAGAAATGTGGGTCAGGTACTGCTACTTGTGACAGAAATGTCCTTGTCTGCACAGCAGCAATTAAACCTCCAGCTGAGAGGAGTGAGAAGTTGAATTTGTACATGGGATAGGGATCCAATGCTACTCTGAGTTTTGGCGGAGAAGGcaagcatctgcagcagaaatgggCACAAAGCCCCTTTGCACCAGTTACATCATTTCTGCCACAATTATCCTGGAGTCATAgagaggtttgggttggaagggaccttagggATCATCTCATTCCCAACTAAtcctggccagggacacctcccactgtcccagtctgctccaagccctgtccagccttgccttggacacttgcagagatggagcagccacagctccacagGGCAACTGAGAGGGACTCGATGGCTCCTGTGGCTCCCTtgcagctcaggatattctgtgattataGAGGAATATGGAGAGCCAGTCACAGTTTAATGACAACAGCTCCCCAGAGTAATGTGTGggtgagagcagagggaagtCCCCTGAGTGTCACAGCTGGGACAGAAGTGTACAGTGGCACTTCTGGGACAATCCAGGTGCCTGTGGTCCCTGCACCTGGACACAGCAAGGGAcctctgtgcagggcagagctgtttCCTAGACTGAAgctctttctttgtttcctgctgcagtttaCCCTTCTCTCGAATCAGATGAAGATAATCCAGTATTCAAATCCCGatcaaagaagaggaaaagttCAGATGATGCCCCTTACAGTCCGACAGGTAAGTCcatgtgctctgtgctgcccacacTCAGGCTAAGGCTTGCAAATCTCTAAACCCAGCTATTTTCCCAAGAGTGTGGAAACTGTAACACACAAATAGTGATTTCTTTGTGTCATGAAAAATTAACCCTTTCCAGGTCAGTGGGAAGTGATCCAGGCCCTGAGATTCCTGCCAAGCAGTTTTAGCCTTCCTCCTGCAATCAGCTGGCAGGAAAATGTAATTCCTTGGTTGGTTTATTTCTCCTCACCCTCTTAGTGACAGACCATTTGGTTGCCACCTTAGCAGTGGTGTAACAGTGAATCAACAATCCCTGGACAGCTGAGTTGCCATGGATTCCAGGTGTTGACTGGGAATACTGAGGAATAGTATCCTCCAGGTTCAGCCAAAGCTCATGGTCTGGGAGGGTTTGGTCTGCCCTGGGTTTGTGGGAGCTCACCAGGGGCAAGAGGGCCCCTAGACCCCTTTGACCCCACAGCCCATGAGCaccctctgtgtgtgctgtgtgtgacaAGCAGCCCATGCTTGGTCCCATCAGCCTGTGGCCCTGCATGtcctcccctggctgcagtgAGCACTGTCCCTTTGGCAGTGACACTCACAGTCCAGGATGTGGGCACAGATGTGTGTGGCTTTGGCTTCAggtggctgtggagctgctcagctgtgtgACATCTCTATCAGCAGCTTCTGCCCGTGCCACCATGCCCGGGGCTCTTGTGCCTCACTCGCacctgggaagggaagggcagaggcTGCCCCCATCTCTtctggctgagcagggcagagccactgcccctgagcacatccctgcccctgAACTGCCTCTGCCCCTgagcacatccctgccctggaccTGCCTCTGTCCTTGggcacatccctgcccctgAGCTGTCTCTGCCCCCGggcacatccctgccctggacctgcctctgcccctgagcacatccctgccctggaccTGCCTCTGTCCTTGggcacatccctgcccctgagctgcctctgccccctggcacatccctgcccctgAGCTGTCTCTGCCCCCGggcacatccctgtcctggACCTGCCACTGCCCCCCggcacatccctgccctggaccTGCCACTGCCCCCCggcacatccctgcccctgAGCTGTCTCTGCCCCTGGGCACAGTCCTGCCCCTGAGCTGTCTCTGCTCTCCTTGCAGCTCGAGTTGGCCCCTCGGTGCCCCGGCAGGACCGGCCGGTGCGGGAGGGCACCAGAGTCGCCTCCATCGAGACTGGACtggccgctgccgccgccaaGCTGTCCCAGCAGGTGAGAGGCTGcgtggggagcaggggctgccggggtgacagccctgtccccagcagcagggccgtgCCCCGGCCgagtgctgtgccagccctgcacggGGTTTGCTCCTGCCAGTGACACGAGGCTCTGCAGTCTCAGGGAAATGAACGGGACCCAAGCCCGGCGGTGTCACGACACACCTGACCGCGTCACAGGGCAGCAAgggacagagcacagggaggctgAGGGAGTGAGAACAGCTCCTGGGGTagagcaggagaagctgccCCAAAGgagtgtgtgtgctgtgtcctgaGAGCCTGTCTGGTGTGATTGCCTGTCTGTGCAGATCGGCTGCTGGGGAGTGTCAGGGTTTGTTTCCAAGGGTTTGGTGAACTGTGAGCAGAGGGTCAGACTAAGAAAGGAACCAGGGCAGTTCGGATGTTTGGTGTCTGTCTCTGAAGGGCTCAGAGAAGCCCCACAAAGGTGACATGGTGAGATGCTAAGGTGACAAGGTCTGCTGGAACGAGGTTGGTGAGGCACCTCAGCAAGCTGGTGGAGATGCAGGTTGTGGTGGCCTTGGGCTTCTGCGAGGTGGACTGTTGAGTAGAAGAGCTTTAAGGATGGAGGCAGGGTCAAGAAGAAGGAGCTGGAAGTAGACAAGGgacacaggacagcagcaggcCTGTGCCACCCCAGTGTGCATGTCCAGGTGCAGTTCCAGGTCAGGAGATGACGTGTGTGTCCTAGCAGGAAGCAGAGGCTGAATCAGTGGCGTGTTTAATATCCTTCGTGCTGTTGTGCAAGGGTGTGAAGATCCCTGAAGATAGGAGGTGCCAGTTTTTGTGGAAGATGGAAGGAGTTGCCCGTGCTGACCACGCTGCGgtgccagggccctgctggcTCCCGCTGGCTGCAGGGTGAGGAACCAGGAGGCCCCGCACAGAGCCGGGATGTAGAGCACGAGAGGCAAAcgtgtgtgtgcagctgtgagCCACGCTTGTCCACGGCCACCTCCCGGGCTGTCCTTGTGTCAGCACCCCAAGCGACGCCGCTGGCCCTTGCCCTAGCTAAAGGTCTTCTGGGGATTAATCTGAGCTTCATCTTTGTCATTTTAAAGGAGGAACaaaaaggcaagaagaaaaaaaataccaaaaagaaGCTGTCAGCCCCCGACGCAAGCCAAGCGGTGGAGGAAGGCGGCTCCCCCGAGCCGAAGCTGGAGTCGCAGGCCAGCAGCCTCACAGATCACGAGTACACCGCGGGGGCCAGCGCCTTTGGGGCCGCCCAGCCCAACAGGG
This portion of the Prinia subflava isolate CZ2003 ecotype Zambia chromosome 14, Cam_Psub_1.2, whole genome shotgun sequence genome encodes:
- the PHF2 gene encoding lysine-specific demethylase PHF2 isoform X1, producing MATVPVYCICRLPYDVTRFMIECDACKDWFHGSCVGVEEEEAPDIDIYHCPNCEKTHGKSTLKKKRNWHKHDTGQTTEVKPVQNGSQVFIKELRSRTFPSAEDIVVKVPGSQLTAEYLEERGFAEPILVPKKDGLGLAVPAPTFYVSDVENYVGPERSVDVTDVTKQKDCKMKLKEFVDYYYSTNRKRVLNVTNLEFSDTRMSSFVEPPDVVKKLSWVENYWPDDALLAKPKVTKYCLICVKDSYTDFHIDSGGASAWYHVLKGEKIFYLIKPASANISLYERWQSAANHSEMFFADQVDKCYKCTVKQGQTLFIPSGWIYATLTPVDCLAFAGHFLHSLSVEMQMRAYEVERRLKIVSLTQFPNFETACWYMGKHLLEKFKGLHKAGQQPPAHLLQGAKILNGAFRSWTKKQALAEHEDELPENFKPAQLIKDLAKEIRLSENASKASKADSSANPPAEELCPGDKEEAPSPAPVSPPPPPPEKLPKKKTPKTVKTPKQLKPSKPPKPPKPPKPPKTPKVKGEGKKKGKKAKESPPPAIPNLDLLEAHTKEALTKIETPKKGKAAKNVLGVPNKESANKQNEVEKFEVREQNKSKTEAKWKYKNSKPDSLLKMEEEHKSEKTPLSGNKDSKFTFSFSNKKLLGSKGVKTHLNTSVFGSLQNFKEDKAKPVRDEYEYVSDDGELKIDEFPIRRKKNTAKRELPFLSDKKEGLQHTPVKKPKVESVPYKSEDSSDEDLLHIDTEAKPGRNSKVKKESGSSAGILDLLQASKEVGGLEYNTNSQPPASPSTQEAIQGMLSMANLQASESCLQTAWGTNQAKNNSFSTQNSKKSGGGSNKNAGKRLLKKSTKNNIDIEDYDEDQDHLDACFKDSDYVYPSLESDEDNPVFKSRSKKRKSSDDAPYSPTARVGPSVPRQDRPVREGTRVASIETGLAAAAAKLSQQEEQKGKKKKNTKKKLSAPDASQAVEEGGSPEPKLESQASSLTDHEYTAGASAFGAAQPNRGSQPMAPGVFLTQRRPSSSSQNNASAKGKRTKKGMATAKQRLGKILKIHRNGKLLL
- the PHF2 gene encoding lysine-specific demethylase PHF2 isoform X2 → MATVPVYCICRLPYDVTRFMIECDACKDWFHGSCVGVEEEEAPDIDIYHCPNCEKTHGKSTLKKKRNWHKHDTGQTTEVKPVQNGSQVFIKELRSRTFPSAEDIVVKVPGSQLTAEYLEERGFAEPILVPKKDGLGLAVPAPTFYVSDVENYVGPERSVDVTDVTKQKDCKMKLKEFVDYYYSTNRKRVLNVTNLEFSDTRMSSFVEPPDVVKKLSWVENYWPDDALLAKPKVTKYCLICVKDSYTDFHIDSGGASAWYHVLKGEKIFYLIKPASANISLYERWQSAANHSEMFFADQVDKCYKCTVKQGQTLFIPSGWIYATLTPVDCLAFAGHFLHSLSVEMQMRAYEVERRLKIVSLTQFPNFETACWYMGKHLLEKFKGLHKAGQQPPAHLLQGAKILNGAFRSWTKKQALAEHEDELPENFKPAQLIKDLAKEIRLSENASKASKADSSANPPAEELCPGDKEEAPSPAPVSPPPPPPEKLPKKKTPKTVKTPKQLKPSKPPKPPKPPKPPKTPKVKGEGKKKGKKAKESPPPAIPNLDLLEAHTKEALTKIETPKKGKNSKPDSLLKMEEEHKSEKTPLSGNKDSKFTFSFSNKKLLGSKGVKTHLNTSVFGSLQNFKEDKAKPVRDEYEYVSDDGELKIDEFPIRRKKNTAKRELPFLSDKKEGLQHTPVKKPKVESVPYKSEDSSDEDLLHIDTEAKPGRNSKVKKESGSSAGILDLLQASKEVGGLEYNTNSQPPASPSTQEAIQGMLSMANLQASESCLQTAWGTNQAKNNSFSTQNSKKSGGGSNKNAGKRLLKKSTKNNIDIEDYDEDQDHLDACFKDSDYVYPSLESDEDNPVFKSRSKKRKSSDDAPYSPTARVGPSVPRQDRPVREGTRVASIETGLAAAAAKLSQQEEQKGKKKKNTKKKLSAPDASQAVEEGGSPEPKLESQASSLTDHEYTAGASAFGAAQPNRGSQPMAPGVFLTQRRPSSSSQNNASAKGKRTKKGMATAKQRLGKILKIHRNGKLLL
- the PHF2 gene encoding lysine-specific demethylase PHF2 isoform X3, whose product is MATVPVYCICRLPYDVTRFMIECDACKDWFHGSCVGVEEEEAPDIDIYHCPNCEKTHGKSTLKKKRNWHKHDTGQTTEVKPVQNGSQVFIKELRSRTFPSAEDIVVKVPGSQLTAEYLEERGFAEPILVPKKDGLGLAVPAPTFYVSDVENYVGPERSVDVTDVTKQKDCKMKLKEFVDYYYSTNRKRVLNVTNLEFSDTRMSSFVEPPDVVKKLSWVENYWPDDALLAKPKVTKYCLICVKDSYTDFHIDSGGASAWYHVLKGEKIFYLIKPASANISLYERWQSAANHSEMFFADQVDKCYKCTVKQGQTLFIPSGWIYATLTPVDCLAFAGHFLHSLSVEMQMRAYEVERRLKIVSLTQFPNFETACWYMGKHLLEKFKGLHKAGQQPPAHLLQGAKILNGAFRSWTKKQALAEHEDELPENFKPAQLIKDLAKEIRLSENASKASKADSSANPPAEELCPGDKEEAPSPAPVSPPPPPPEKLPKKKTPKTVKTPKQLKPSKPPKPPKPPKPPKTPKVKGEGKKKGKKAKESPPPAIPNLDLLEAHTKEALTKIETPKKGKAAKNVLGVPNKESANKQNEVEKFEVREQNKSKTEAKWKYKNSKPDSLLKMEEEHKSEKTPLSGNKDSKFTFSFSNKKLLGSKGVKTHLNTSVFGSLQNFKEDKAKPVRDEYEYVSDDGELKIDEFPIRRKKNTAKRELPFLSDKKEGLQHTPVKKPKVESVPYKSEDSSDEDLLHIDTEAKPGRNSKVKKESGSSAGILDLLQASKEVGGLEYNTNSQPPASPSTQEAIQGMLSMANLQASESCLQTAWGTNQAKNNSFSTQNSKKSGGGSNKNAGKRLLKKSTKNNIDIEDYDEDQDHLDACFKDSDYVYPSLESDEDNPVFKSRSKKRKSSDDAPYSPTARVGPSVPRQDRPVREGTRVASIETGLAAAAAKLSQQGSVRRRAWPRPSSGSARS